In Rhinolophus ferrumequinum isolate MPI-CBG mRhiFer1 chromosome 16, mRhiFer1_v1.p, whole genome shotgun sequence, the sequence GGCCGGGGTGGTCCGGGCCAGCCAAAAGCATGAGCAGACTCAGGCCCAGCTTAAGCAGGAAGAGTCCCCGCACCACGGTGTAGACACCCCAGCGCTGGCACAGGGGCAGGAAGTACAGGTTGTTGAGATGGGGAGCGACATAGGAGACGCCTGGGGAGAAGGGGTGCAGCCTTGTCAGGGGGCATTGCCACAGCTTCCACAATTCTCCCCATTTTAACAATCGGAATCAGTTTGCATAGGGacctgccaggctctgtgctaggagCTAATTCGCACCCTTATATTTAATCTCACAGTCCTTTAAGGTGAGTACCCTCATTATCCCGACTTTGCAGGCCTAAAAATATAGAGTAAATGAAAGACACCCAACGCCACacagtaaatataaataagtacagTCAAGACACACACCCTGGCCTATCTGTAGTCCTCCCTGTAAACCAGCCACGGTGCCGCGTCGCCTCTGGGTGGCACCATCACCAGAAGGACCACCATGACAGCCGGAGCCCCTCACACCCACAGCCCTGCCCCTTCCTACGGAAAACAGAGCTGGGGGCTGGAAGTGCAGCCCCACAGCAGATTCTGCTCTCTGTCCCCTGGGCTCCAGCTGGGGAAGTGGTTGTGCCTGCCGCTGGGCTAGGGGTTCTGGGGTGCAAGCCTCCGTCCTTCCAGCCTGCCCAAGGCACCCACTCACCCAACAGGAAGGAGCCTGTGGAGAGGGAGATGTGGTCTGACAACAGGTGCTCCAGGAAGAGGGGGAAGAAGTTGCTGTTGAAGTGGCAGTGAAAGACCTGCAACCCAACAGGGGCAGTGAGGAGGCGGCTGGGGTGAGAAGGGAGCCGGGGACAGGGCAAAAGCCAACAAGAGCAGCCTATATCCCCATGTGCCTGAACATGGAACATTCCAGAACAAAACCTAAAACCGATTCCTGTTGCTTATCTAATTTTGCTAAAAGTTAGAAGGAATGATAAAATTGTCATTACAACaaatacgttttttttttctaatttgaatacACTCTAGTAAAACGAGCTTGAGGCCATATAAATAATCTGTTTCTAAATTTGGCCAGCTGATACACTACATGTGTTTTAGTGTCGTGACacttggtattttaaaaagattgtcacggggtagccggttagctctgttggttagagtgtggtgctaataacaccaaggttgcctgttcgatccccacatgggccactatgagctgcaccctcattaaaaaaaattgtcacagaGTCCCCAAAGGGGCGCCTCTTTTCATATCCTCACTTTGCAGGTGAGGACATGGCTGTCCTGAGAGGCTGAGTCTCCCTAAAATCACACAGGGAGTTAGGAGCTCAGATGGTGCTAGAATCCAGATCTCCTAACTACCCAAACTGTGTTCCCATCCTCGAATCACCCACCAGTCCTCACTGATTTCCCAGCACTTGAGGAGCCTGTTCTGTTGAGTGAGACATATCCTGGCCACACTGGGCATAGGGACTGCTCCCATACCTGCACCAGGTCCATGCCCACGAACCACAGGAAGTTCCGGTGATGTGCTAGCTGCCGGAGGTACTGGCCCAAGGTAACGCTGCCCACCTCCTCACTGCCCACAGGCAGCTCCTCTCCACACAGGCTGTGGGGCAGAGGGGAGTCAAAAAGGGCCTAGGGCTGGGCCAGagccatcccccaccccaaggcAGCCACCCATCAGCCAGAAGACCCAGGGTTGAAATCAGACTCGAAACAGTGTTGGTGGGAACCTGGAGAGCTGGAGCTGACCACTCACCCGCTATCCACAGCCAGATCTGGGTAGCCCGGCTGCCTGCCGGTCACTTCAACCCGCCGCCTCAGCAGCCGTGTGGCCCCCACAAAGCCTAGCCCAGAGCCAGCGGCCAGTGCCACGCAGAAGGCGCGGAAGGAGGAGAAGTCCCCCTTGTTCCAGAAGGCGTAGGAGGCAAAGACAGAGAGGGAGCCAGCTGCACTGAAGAGGGAGCAGTAGAAGTTGAGGTGGGTGCGGTCGTGGGCTGAGAGAGCCAGGTCAGCCAGCAAGGCGTGATGGTGCAGGTCCACGAGCGTCAGGAAGCCATCATAGAGGCACAGACACAGCAAGAACTGCAGGCCGGCTGGGGCCCATGGCACCCAGAATGCCAGGAATGACAGCGCCAGCAGTGGCCCGTGCCAGCCCAGGGCCCGCACCCGGGCCAGCACCACAGCCCTTGAGGAGAACCCAGCGCCCGACCTGCCAGGGAGACGAGCGCTGTTGGGAGATACCCTTGCAGCCTTGGGCCCCAGGTCCCCCTGAGTCCCAAGTCCTCAGCCTCCGATTTAGGAAGCACAACTCACCAGTGGGTACTCTTTCCTCTGCTCCCTTGTCAGCCTGCCAGGGCTGATACCCATTTTTCAGGGTTGGGGGAAATGATGGGCCCACGCCAGGATGGGGTAAAGGAATCTACCAGAAGTAGCAGAGTGTGTGCAGTACAGCACCTAGTGCTGAGGGCCTGGCGAGCCGAGCTGGAGTCACTCTCTCCCCCAGGTGATTAAGGCCAACAGTTAGTCAAGGCCACTTCTCCCACCTGGACAGACTCTGCCCTGACCTCGGGAAGGAGGAAGCCTGGACAGCATCTGAAAATGATGTCCCTTTCTTTCCCTACCCCAAACACAGGTAGGGGGTCCTCCAGCCCTGGGGAAGGATGGGGTGGGAATAGGACCAGTTATGAGCCATCCCCAAGACACAAACCGGGGCTGGGAGCTGAGGAACTGACGGTCACTCAACCAGCCGAAGAGGGGGTCGTTGAGGCTGTTCCAGAGGAGAAACACCGtctgcaggcagagggaagatgGGGCAGGTGGGCTC encodes:
- the MFSD13A gene encoding transmembrane protein 180, with product MGLGRPQDWLLGLPTAVVYGSLALFISILHNVFLLYYVDTFVSVYKISKTAFWVGETVFLLWNSLNDPLFGWLSDRQFLSSQPRSGAGFSSRAVVLARVRALGWHGPLLALSFLAFWVPWAPAGLQFLLCLCLYDGFLTLVDLHHHALLADLALSAHDRTHLNFYCSLFSAAGSLSVFASYAFWNKGDFSSFRAFCVALAAGSGLGFVGATRLLRRRVEVTGRQPGYPDLAVDSGLCGEELPVGSEEVGSVTLGQYLRQLAHHRNFLWFVGMDLVQVFHCHFNSNFFPLFLEHLLSDHISLSTGSFLLGVSYVAPHLNNLYFLPLCQRWGVYTVVRGLFLLKLGLSLLMLLAGPDHPGLLCLFIASNRVFTEGTCKLLTLVVTDLVDEDLVLNHRKQAASALLFGMVALVTKPGQTFAPLLGTWLLCFYTGHDLFQQPPLIPVGSAQPWPEPPAPPPAQAPTLRQGCFYLLVLVPITCALLQLFTWSKFTLHGRRLHVVKAQRQNLSQAQTLDIKTV